The following are encoded together in the Methanosarcina flavescens genome:
- the hisC gene encoding histidinol-phosphate transaminase — MFLSKPELIKKEIFDIAEYVPGKSIEEIASAYGLDPASIIKLGSNENPLGPSSKAVQAMVDAAPCANIYPSADAIELREALSKYTGFPVSNLIASGPGMDGLLDGLCRLIIEKGDEVIVPTPTFAYYELPARACGGKPVFVRRKQDFSLDLEKVLEAQSERTKIIFLCSPNNPSGNLLPENDLRIILENTRALVFVDEAYVEFADRNLAELVREYDNLVVGRTFSKAFGLAGLRLGYGIMPEWLAKEYIKAATPFSVSLPALKAGIAALSDVDHLRKSIEITRVGREYLKEKIPFTAYPSQANFVLVDVAPLKAKAVTQSLLKKGIIVRSCDSFRGAGDTFIRVTVGTPEQNEKVIRAFETVKNEV, encoded by the coding sequence ATGTTCTTGAGCAAGCCTGAACTTATAAAAAAAGAGATCTTTGATATTGCAGAGTACGTTCCAGGAAAATCCATTGAAGAAATAGCTTCTGCTTACGGGCTTGATCCAGCTTCGATCATCAAACTTGGCTCAAATGAAAACCCGCTTGGACCCTCTTCGAAAGCTGTTCAGGCGATGGTGGATGCAGCTCCCTGCGCAAATATTTACCCCTCAGCGGATGCTATAGAACTCAGGGAAGCTCTCTCGAAATACACAGGTTTTCCGGTTTCAAACCTCATAGCCTCAGGACCGGGAATGGATGGGCTTCTTGATGGGCTTTGCAGGCTGATCATTGAAAAAGGAGATGAGGTCATAGTTCCTACTCCGACTTTTGCCTATTACGAGCTGCCAGCAAGGGCATGCGGAGGAAAACCGGTTTTTGTCAGGAGAAAACAGGATTTTTCACTTGATCTTGAAAAAGTTCTGGAAGCTCAGTCAGAAAGGACAAAAATAATCTTCCTCTGCTCTCCCAATAATCCTTCTGGGAATCTCCTTCCTGAAAACGATTTGAGGATAATCCTTGAAAATACAAGAGCTCTTGTGTTCGTTGACGAAGCATATGTCGAGTTTGCGGACAGGAACCTTGCTGAACTTGTAAGGGAATACGATAATCTTGTTGTGGGCAGAACCTTTTCCAAGGCATTCGGGCTTGCAGGTCTACGGCTAGGTTACGGAATCATGCCCGAGTGGTTGGCAAAAGAGTATATAAAGGCAGCAACTCCGTTCTCAGTAAGCCTTCCGGCGTTAAAAGCAGGAATAGCTGCCCTTTCGGATGTTGACCACCTGAGAAAGAGCATAGAAATCACAAGAGTGGGCAGAGAATATCTGAAAGAAAAGATTCCTTTTACGGCTTATCCTTCTCAGGCAAACTTTGTACTTGTAGACGTTGCTCCTTTAAAAGCAAAAGCTGTTACACAGAGCCTCCTGAAAAAAGGAATTATTGTACGTTCCTGTGACTCCTTCAGGGGGGCAGGAGACACTTTTATCAGGGTAACAGTCGGGACTCCGGAGCAGAACGAAAAAGTTATCAGGGCTTTTGAGACTGTAAAGAATGAAGTTTAA
- a CDS encoding acetylornithine transaminase has translation MTENIIKSEIVSEPEDLQAKYDSIIEKDSKCVMQTYGRQPLVLSEGKGAIVRDIYGKEYIDCVAGIAVNNVGHCHPRVVRAIQAQAEKLMHVSNLYYTEIQAELAETLVSITGMERVFFCNSGAEAVESAMKLARVASGKSAFIAAEHSFHGRTIGALSVTHKSMYRDPFMPPVSSETTFVPYSNAEAIRQAISENTAAVILEPIQGEGGVNIPDPYYLKEVREICDETGTLLIFDEVQTGFGRTGTWFCKEQFGVEPDIMSMAKAIGGGFPMGAIAAREGLSFGRGQHASTFGGGPLACAAALASVEAIREEELLKRSKENGAYFMGKLRNMDREDVVEVRGKGLMIGVEIKYPCSKFVEFARKCGVLLNCTSDSVLRLVPPLVITKEQIDMVVDVLEQA, from the coding sequence TTGACAGAGAATATTATAAAATCTGAGATTGTCTCAGAGCCTGAGGATCTACAGGCAAAATATGATTCAATCATAGAAAAAGATTCAAAATGCGTCATGCAGACCTATGGGCGCCAGCCCCTTGTACTCTCAGAAGGGAAGGGAGCAATTGTCAGGGATATTTATGGAAAAGAATATATTGACTGCGTAGCAGGGATTGCAGTAAACAATGTTGGGCACTGCCACCCGAGGGTTGTCAGAGCAATCCAGGCTCAGGCTGAGAAACTGATGCACGTCTCCAACCTTTATTATACTGAAATTCAGGCCGAGCTTGCAGAAACCTTGGTCTCAATAACAGGTATGGAGCGTGTTTTTTTCTGTAACTCAGGCGCTGAAGCTGTTGAATCTGCAATGAAACTTGCCCGCGTGGCTTCGGGAAAAAGCGCCTTCATCGCAGCTGAACATTCCTTCCACGGCAGGACTATAGGAGCACTCAGCGTAACCCACAAGAGCATGTACAGGGACCCTTTCATGCCTCCCGTAAGTTCCGAGACCACTTTCGTCCCGTACTCCAATGCTGAGGCTATCAGGCAGGCTATTTCGGAAAATACGGCAGCCGTTATTCTTGAGCCCATTCAGGGCGAAGGCGGAGTAAATATCCCGGATCCCTATTACCTCAAAGAGGTCAGGGAAATCTGTGACGAAACCGGAACCCTCCTTATCTTTGACGAAGTGCAGACAGGCTTTGGAAGGACAGGCACATGGTTCTGTAAAGAGCAATTCGGCGTGGAACCTGATATCATGAGCATGGCAAAAGCAATAGGAGGAGGCTTCCCAATGGGTGCTATCGCAGCTAGGGAGGGACTCAGCTTTGGGCGCGGACAGCATGCTTCTACCTTCGGAGGCGGGCCACTTGCCTGTGCAGCCGCACTTGCCTCGGTCGAAGCAATTCGCGAAGAAGAGCTCCTTAAGCGCTCGAAAGAAAACGGGGCTTACTTCATGGGGAAACTCAGGAACATGGACAGGGAGGACGTTGTAGAAGTCCGTGGTAAAGGCCTTATGATAGGAGTCGAGATAAAATATCCGTGCAGCAAATTTGTAGAGTTTGCAAGGAAATGTGGCGTGCTATTAAATTGTACTTCGGATTCTGTGCTCCGTCTGGTTCCTCCACTTGTGATTACGAAAGAACAGATCGATATGGTAGTTGATGTTCTTGAGCAAGCCTGA
- a CDS encoding polymer-forming cytoskeletal protein, with translation MSTIPEPEQILKYFLVPDNTRVEANRITVKGDVIVGNHSNIGYSIFGDTVIMGEGVTVTGDIAASSDIRVDMWSKLGSKVEVGRNAYLGEFVTIDGKLFVEGDLDVGKEVKIRGGFEAKGWIVVRNPVPVIIFLFLYIKEMMRLGKGEEIEKAVEELFEDSEDDEDFEIRELGENILIIPADAKLSPETINVGGETIIGNNCHLTGNIRAHAVDTGENLTLKGSIYSEGKVNIGENSTIYGNLYSKGSVQIGRNSRIFGGIKADSVILHENARVDGTIKAPSGVSFLRDAAEKPALAEVNALGKVFMREKRELPENLPPAEPIKVADQVEENSPIKSSANPGSIFVPGRKRKTARARALERSRRFTGARAYRKEQKSGE, from the coding sequence GTGAGCACTATTCCAGAGCCAGAACAAATTCTAAAGTACTTCCTGGTTCCAGATAACACCAGAGTCGAAGCAAACAGGATTACAGTCAAGGGAGACGTTATTGTCGGCAATCACTCTAATATTGGATACAGCATATTCGGCGATACAGTTATAATGGGAGAAGGAGTGACCGTTACCGGGGATATCGCGGCTAGTTCTGACATCAGAGTTGACATGTGGTCAAAGCTGGGAAGCAAGGTGGAGGTCGGCAGAAACGCCTATCTGGGAGAATTTGTAACAATTGATGGGAAGCTGTTCGTAGAAGGGGATCTTGACGTAGGAAAAGAAGTTAAAATTCGAGGAGGGTTCGAAGCCAAAGGATGGATAGTGGTAAGGAATCCAGTCCCTGTAATCATATTTTTATTCCTTTACATAAAGGAAATGATGCGCCTTGGTAAAGGCGAAGAAATCGAAAAGGCTGTAGAAGAGCTCTTTGAAGATTCCGAAGACGATGAGGACTTTGAAATAAGGGAGCTTGGTGAAAATATATTGATTATACCTGCCGATGCAAAGCTTTCCCCTGAAACTATTAATGTTGGTGGGGAAACTATAATCGGGAACAACTGCCATTTAACAGGAAATATCAGGGCACATGCCGTTGACACAGGGGAAAATCTTACCCTCAAAGGGAGCATTTACTCAGAAGGCAAGGTCAACATAGGGGAAAACAGCACTATCTATGGCAATCTTTATTCAAAAGGATCTGTACAGATCGGTCGGAATAGCCGGATTTTTGGCGGAATAAAAGCCGACTCAGTAATACTGCATGAAAATGCAAGGGTAGACGGCACAATAAAAGCGCCTTCAGGAGTGTCTTTCTTACGGGACGCCGCAGAAAAGCCCGCTCTTGCAGAGGTCAACGCTTTAGGGAAAGTATTCATGAGAGAAAAGCGTGAGTTGCCTGAAAACTTACCTCCGGCAGAACCCATCAAAGTAGCAGATCAGGTAGAAGAGAACTCACCTATTAAATCAAGCGCGAATCCCGGAAGTATTTTTGTGCCTGGTAGAAAACGAAAAACTGCCAGAGCCCGAGCACTGGAAAGAAGCAGACGCTTCACAGGAGCCAGGGCTTACAGAAAGGAGCAAAAATCCGGAGAATAA
- a CDS encoding PUA domain-containing protein has protein sequence MNSNTERLTRVRMIADYQFGKGIGKELFPDGSTFQLSRTKRIRQVLHSGKRIATARAKDGFFTLSIEGASVVHKLLPGKRLRVVVSEEAAPFVEKGKTAFIKHVVEIDPELRAGEEVLVIDEADRLLATGQLLLSPAEIMAFDSGAAVDVRAGVASKKEK, from the coding sequence ATGAATAGTAACACCGAAAGACTTACCAGAGTCCGCATGATTGCGGATTATCAGTTCGGAAAAGGCATAGGAAAAGAACTCTTTCCTGACGGCTCAACATTCCAGTTATCAAGGACAAAAAGAATACGCCAGGTCCTTCATTCAGGAAAGCGTATAGCTACGGCAAGAGCAAAGGATGGCTTTTTTACCCTCAGTATTGAAGGTGCTTCCGTTGTCCATAAGCTTTTGCCGGGAAAAAGGCTCAGGGTCGTAGTCTCGGAGGAAGCTGCTCCTTTTGTAGAGAAAGGTAAAACCGCTTTTATAAAACATGTAGTTGAAATTGATCCTGAACTGAGGGCAGGCGAAGAGGTACTCGTTATAGATGAAGCTGACAGACTGCTCGCAACAGGGCAATTGCTTCTATCTCCTGCAGAAATTATGGCTTTTGACAGCGGGGCAGCTGTAGATGTAAGAGCAGGAGTTGCTTCGAAAAAAGAAAAATGA
- a CDS encoding DUF1894 domain-containing protein translates to MTSPVGFSRTDIIFQFIKPCFGFFVIKLENEVEEIQKLGNQYKKDKNVKKIK, encoded by the coding sequence ATGACATCCCCTGTTGGCTTCTCAAGAACTGATATTATATTCCAGTTTATAAAGCCCTGCTTCGGATTCTTCGTAATTAAACTGGAGAACGAAGTTGAGGAAATACAAAAACTCGGGAATCAGTATAAAAAGGACAAAAATGTAAAAAAAATAAAGTGA
- a CDS encoding DUF1890 domain-containing protein, which produces MTGAKVLLMMGCPEVPIQTSIALYLSHKLNKSGFDVTVAGNNAVIKLVKVSDFDGYYVKKMVNLDKTLEDIIEKRLDFDICFAFMHNDSGLTFAATMSAISKARMYSVIFGKNAEALERAIEFDCVKIVASDVHNPIRLKNKLDKVIEEIVK; this is translated from the coding sequence ATGACTGGCGCAAAAGTGCTTCTTATGATGGGATGTCCTGAGGTCCCAATTCAAACAAGTATTGCCCTGTATCTTTCCCACAAGCTCAATAAGTCAGGATTTGATGTGACTGTTGCTGGGAATAATGCCGTAATCAAGCTTGTAAAAGTTTCGGATTTCGATGGCTATTATGTAAAAAAGATGGTAAATCTCGACAAAACCCTGGAGGATATTATTGAGAAAAGATTGGATTTCGATATCTGCTTTGCCTTTATGCACAACGACTCTGGATTGACTTTTGCAGCGACAATGAGCGCCATTTCTAAGGCCAGAATGTACTCTGTAATTTTTGGCAAGAATGCGGAGGCTCTCGAAAGAGCCATTGAGTTCGACTGTGTGAAAATAGTCGCAAGCGATGTTCATAATCCTATCCGGCTCAAGAATAAGCTGGATAAGGTAATTGAGGAGATAGTTAAATGA
- a CDS encoding DUF1894 domain-containing protein: protein MSCIEQMKYEILLQRISFKEAREYIEKNSDEVYYVSPGYKIFKDYYIIGVPPIAVGAKGNALIFPYTKPCHGSFVLSIENEDSVKEINRLRETEKEMGALSPKKGKPPKRPRTPATSYQDMWKE, encoded by the coding sequence ATGAGCTGTATTGAGCAGATGAAGTATGAAATCCTTCTGCAAAGGATAAGCTTTAAGGAAGCTAGAGAGTACATTGAGAAAAACTCTGATGAGGTTTACTATGTATCCCCTGGCTACAAAATCTTTAAAGATTACTACATAATAGGAGTGCCGCCCATTGCAGTGGGCGCAAAGGGCAATGCTCTGATTTTCCCCTATACAAAGCCCTGTCACGGAAGCTTCGTCCTGAGCATCGAAAATGAGGACAGTGTAAAGGAGATCAACAGGCTCAGGGAGACCGAGAAGGAGATGGGAGCACTCTCACCGAAGAAAGGCAAACCTCCTAAACGCCCCAGAACACCTGCAACCAGTTATCAGGATATGTGGAAAGAATGA